CTTTCTTAATTAATTGACCATTTCCCCTTAATTCAGAAACTCCAGCAACTGATAATCTTCCATATTGAAAGATTGCGTCCATAGCCATCTCCATTGACTGACATGAAGTTAAAAAATTCTTACTTACATTTGTTACTGATTTTCTTAATTGAACTGCAGACCAATCACCATCTTCTACAAAACTAAATAATCTTATCAAAGAATCTTGTTTTAATTGAGCATCAGCATCCAAAACTAATAACCATTCACCATGCGTAAACTTCAAGGCATAATTTAAAGCTCCTGACTTTCCGCCTCCTGCGTTTGGAGAACGACTTACTACTTTTAGCTTTTCATATTGTCTAGATAATCGATCTAAAATTAAAGGAGTCTTATCAGAACTACCATCATCGATTATGTAAATATTTAATTGATTTGTTGGATAATCTAAATTAAATAATCTTTCAACCAATCTAGCTATGACATTCTCTTCATCTCTAGCTGCGACTAAAATATCAAGCACGGGTAACTTTTTTTTGCTAATTTTGCTGCTCAGAGTATTTGCAACTTTATTTCTTTTGAAATTCCTAGAAATAACTATTAAACCGTACAAAACAATCACAAAAGAAAGTGTCAATATAAGATGAAAGAAAATTTCGATATTATAAATATGAGGAATAAGAGCTACTAAAAAACAAGCGAT
Above is a window of Prochlorococcus marinus XMU1406 DNA encoding:
- a CDS encoding glycosyltransferase family 2 protein, with the protein product MGKGFYKNRRLKSFIFLIACFLVALIPHIYNIEIFFHLILTLSFVIVLYGLIVISRNFKRNKVANTLSSKISKKKLPVLDILVAARDEENVIARLVERLFNLDYPTNQLNIYIIDDGSSDKTPLILDRLSRQYEKLKVVSRSPNAGGGKSGALNYALKFTHGEWLLVLDADAQLKQDSLIRLFSFVEDGDWSAVQLRKSVTNVSKNFLTSCQSMEMAMDAIFQYGRLSVAGVSELRGNGQLIKKDTLLACGSFNEDTVTDDLDLSLRLLLSKSRIGILWDPPVMEEAVENLNALLAQRQRWAEGGLQRFFDYGDQLLTNKIDYLQKFDLTYFFILQYALPIITIFDLVLSIALLDSPIYWPISFTAFMLSGIAFWYGSSCKSEVPVLQTSNFWMVFISVFYLSHWFIVIPWVTIKMSIFPKKILWRKTLHTGV